The Vigna unguiculata cultivar IT97K-499-35 chromosome 6, ASM411807v1, whole genome shotgun sequence genome contains a region encoding:
- the LOC114186756 gene encoding glutathione synthetase, chloroplastic-like translates to MYLFNYHRLDQQLLHTVAYDALVWSSLHGLVVGDSSVQRSGTVPGVGLVHAPIALLPMPFPQKQWRQASELAPIFNELVDRVSLDTDFLQHSLSRTKEADEFTSRLLDIHSNMLQINKKEEIRLGLHRSDYMLDEKTNSLLQIELNTIASSFAGLSSLVTELHRYILSRHGKLLGLDSKSIGANDAVIQTAEALAKAWSEYNNPRAVIMIIVQAEERNMYDQHLVCAVLREKHNITSIRKTLAEVDEEGEILPDGTLCVDGQQISVIYFRAGYTPVDYPSESEWKARLLMEQSSAIKCPSISYHLAGSKKIQQELAKPGVLERFLENKEDIAKLRKCFAGLWSLDDSNIVAQAIEKPELFVMKPQREGGGNNIYGDDVRKTLQKLQKSGSQEDAAYILMQRIFPAISATVLMRKGCWSKDHAISELGVFGTYLRNKDKVIINKQSGYLMRTKVSSSDEGGVAAGFAVLDSVYLT, encoded by the exons ATGTATCTCTTCAACTACCACCGTCTCGATCAACAACTCCTTCACACCGTCGCTTATGACGCTCTCGTTTGGAGCTCACTCCATGGCCTCGTCGTCGGTGATAGCTCCGTTCAG AGATCAGGGACCGTTCCCGGCGTAGGACTGGTGCATGCTCCGATTGCATTGTTACCGATGCCGTTTCCCCAAAAGCAGTGGAGACAAGCCTCTGAATTAGCTCCGATATTCAATGAACTCGTTGATCGTGTTAGCTTGGATACAGACTTTCTCCAACACTCTCTCTCCAG AACTAAGGAAGCCGATGAATTCACCTCTAGACTTCTGGACATTCATTCCAACATGCTACAGATTAACAAAAAAGAG gaaatacgaTTGGGGTTACATCGCTCAGATTATATGCTTGATGAAAAGACTAATTCACTCCTGCAAATAGAACTCAACACAATCGCCTCTTCTTTTGCCGGCCTTAGTAGCCTTGTGACAGAACTTCACAG ATACATACTTTCTCGTCATGGAAAATTGCTTGGACTTGATTCCAAAAGTATTGGTGCCAACGATGCTGTTATTCAAACTGCAGAAGCCTTAGCTAAAGCTTGGAGTGAATACAATAACCCCAG GGCTGTGATTATGATTATTGTTCAAGCTGAAGAACGAAATATGTACGATCAGCATTTGGTTTGTGCAGTTCTGAGAGAAAA GCACAATATTACAAGTATACGGAAAACATTGGCAGAAGTTGATGAAGAAGGGGAGATTTTACCAGATGGAACGCTTTGTGT GGATGGACAGCAAATTTCAGTAATTTACTTCCGTGCTGGCTATACACCTGTTGACTATCCTTCAGAATCT GAATGGAAAGCTAGGCTACTGATGGAACAATCTTCTGCTATCAAATGCCCTTCTATATCCTATCATCTGGCTGGCTCAAAAAAGATTCAACAAGAACTTGCAAAGCCTGGTGTTCTTGAGAG GTTCCttgaaaacaaagaagacaTTGCTAAACTGCGTAAATGCTTTGCTGGGTTATGGAGTTTGGATGACTCGAACATTGTTGCACAAGCAATTGAAAAGCCAGAGTTATTTGTGATGAAGCCCCaaagagaaggaggag GAAACAATATTTATGGTGATGATGTGAGGAAGACCCTCCAAAAGTTGCAGAAATCAGGTTCTCAAGAAGATGCAGCTTATATCCTTATGCAGAGGATATTTCCGGCTATTTCTGCAACAGTTTTGATGCGTAAGGGTTGTTGGAGTAAGGATCATGCCATTTCAGAACTAGGGGTATTTGGTACTTATTTAAG GAATAAGGATAAGGTTATCATTAACAAACAAAGTGGCTATCTGATGCGTACAAAAGTATCTTCATCTGATGAAGGAGGGGTTGCAGCTGGTTTTGCAGTGCTAGATAGTGTATACTTGACTTGA
- the LOC114187403 gene encoding uncharacterized protein LOC114187403: MRVWRVHLPEQNLCPHGVFRWVLVWMSVCLFVFMVGPPSRSLVKKSASPQLSCPRCDCYCSSAEFLLDPLGLANGSVSDCGKHDSVLNEEMKKDLLAMLSEELNLQKVVANESLEHTKRLVMDARNSFSQYQKEAEKCNIGMETCEEARQRAEAELVEERRLTTLWENRAREYGWSDRTNIRS, translated from the exons ATGAGGGTGTGGAGGGTTCACCTACCAGAGCAAAATCTTTGTCCTCATGGTGTTTTTAGGTGGGTTTTGGTTTGGATGagtgtgtgtttgtttgtgttcATGGTTGGTCCACCGTCTCGGTCGCTGGTGAAGAAGAGTGCATCTCCTCAACTTTCTTGTCCTCGTTGTGATTGTTACTGCTCTTCAGCGGAATTTCTGCTCGATCCTCTGG GACTTGCCAATGGCTCGGTTTCTG ATTGTGGGAAACATGATTCAGTTTTGAATGAGGAAATGAAGAAGGATCTGCTGGCAATGCTATCTGAGGAGCTAAATTTGCAGAAAGTGGTGGCCAACGAGAGCTTGGAACACACGAAAAGGTTAGTAATGGATGCCAGGAATAGCTTTTCACAGTACCAGAAGGAAGCAGAAAAGTGCAACATTGGAATGGAAACTTGTGAAGAAGCAAGGCAGAGGGCAGAGGCTGAGCTCGTTGAAGAACGAAGGCTCACAACACTGTGGGAAAATCGAGCTCGTGAATATGGGTGGAGTGACAGAACAAACATAAGGAGTTAA
- the LOC114187326 gene encoding phosphoglycerate mutase-like protein AT74, which yields MRERDGHRAVLPKRIILVRHGESQGNNDPAAYDTTPDPKIQLTTQGIAQARLAGARMRHLIAGGDSTNWRVYFYVSPYARTRSTLREIGRSFSKKRVIGVREECRIREQDFGNFQVQEHMNVIKETRQRFGRFFYRFPEGESAADVFDRVSSFLESLWRDVDMNRLNHNPSDDLNLIIVSHGVASRVFMMKWFKWTVEQFELLRNLENGEFRVLQLGSGGEYSLAVHHADEELLEWGLSPDMIADQKWRACANKGEGNDRCSWYLDSFFDPLPDSDDDNVDKLDETNSLTVHS from the exons ATGAGGGAGAGGGATGGTCACAGAGCAGTGTTACCGAAGAGAATAATTCTGGTGCGTCACGGGGAATCGCAGGGGAACAACGACCCCGCAGCATACGACACAACGCCGGACCCTAAGATCCAGTTGACAACGCAAGGCATTGCACAGGCGCGACTCGCCGGGGCGCGCATGCGCCACCTTATCGCTGGCGGAGACTCCACCAATTGGCGCGTCTACTTCTACGTCTCTCCCTACGCTCGCACCCGATCCACGCTCCGGGAGATTGGTCGCTCCTTCTCCAAGAAGCGCGTCATCGGAGTCAGGGAAGAGTGCCGCATACGCGAACAGGACTTCGGCAACTTCCAGGTGCAGGAACACATGAACGTCATCAAGGAGACTCGACAACGCTTCGGCAGATTCTTCTATCGGTTTCCAGAAGGAGAATCCGCCGCCGACGTCTTCGATCGCGTTTCCA GTTTCCTAGAATCTCTGTGGAGGGATGTTGACATGAACAGACTTAATCACAATCCTTCTGATGATCTGAATTTAATAATTGTGTCACATGGAGTGGCATCTCGTGTTTTCATGATGAAGTGGTTCAAGTGGACAGTTGAACAGTTTGAGCTTCTGAGAAATCTTGAAAACGGTGAGTTCCGCGTGCTACAGTTGGGGAGTGGTGGAGAGTACAGTTTGGCAGTTCATCACGCAGACGAAGAACTGCTTGAGTGGGGTCTCTCTCCTGATATGATAGCTGATCAGAAATGGCGAGCCTGTGCCAACAAGGGTGAGGGGAACGATCGATGTTCCTGGTACCTTGATTCTTTTTTCGATCCTCTTCCTGACTCTGATGATGACAATGTGGATAAACTTGACGAGACAAATTCTTTGACTGTGCATTCATAG